In Mixophyes fleayi isolate aMixFle1 chromosome 3, aMixFle1.hap1, whole genome shotgun sequence, the genomic stretch GACTTACTTACAGTATACAAGTTGTGATCACACTTTTTGAAAAGctatcagattttttttaaaattattagatTAAGAAAGAACAATCACTtcataaattatatcattgttagACTTTTGGCGCATGATTAGCATACATACTCCTCAAAGAACATAAATTCTATGACTTCATATTAACATTTTCCACCCTTCCGGATCGTATTATCGATTGAGTCAGACATCTACATTTGATATTAAACCTATTGTCAACCATACACATTTGGATTTTCTAACAATTCGATTACAAACGATTGGATCGCAAGCTCGGATTTCAATGTGTACGGCCAGTTTAAGTATAAAGGACAATAACAGAGCAGGTCTACAGTGAGATAAGAAGATTTGCACTAACATTGCTTTAGAATTCCTGAACCATTCCAATTCACAGGTCAAAATTTTCCTAAGTATTTCACCTCTCCTTGCACCAGTAATatcgctttcatactgccgccccggcaatatcccgggtttttcaagccgggtttttgccggggctagGAGCgttccagctcagaaacaccattcatactgcacctcggacatgggaatttcccgggttgaccccattcatactgcacaagtctgtgccctggcaatttgtgggagtcatcaccagagcagttttcattggctgaaaaatggtgatgtcattgaaaggtgactggttttttgacgcataaagatgatgcaaaagtgggtggtgattgtttaccaattttctccaacaaactccgattctgcttcagcttgatctgcactccaccatccaccatttctcctaaactccttctcgaatcttccacgggctcccaccgatgacatcatcctccagagacaggcagacagccaatcagcttgttttctgtgcaacccgggttgaaaaacccgggctgcaccattcatagtgcaggcaatttgggtctgacccgggaattacccctcgataaatcccgggttgaagacccgggatttttgacttgtaccattcatactgcaccaagacccgggtcgtttgagctcgccccggcaaaaacccgggattttggtgcagtatgaatggggtattagggaccgttactcattatttttaacccctaaaattaaaattttaactGTAGTTATTCTTTAAAACTACAAAAAATGAGTATTACTATTTACactaaaatatttgaaatatctTCACAAATTAATGTTGATTAGATTAAAAGATGTATATTGACAGACTGTCCCATGATATAATACATTATAACAGCACTGTTATATTCCAGCAGCATGCTACCACACACAGAGGGACTTTGTTTCCTGCTGAGAAGTCGTACTCAGAGCTTGGCCAGTGTTTGAAAGCCCACACAGGGCAAGATGTGAGCAGAAGATAGGAAGAGGGCAGCAAGTCGGTGGCACAAGGGCAAATTCCCAAACACACTGAGTCATTGTTTTATCCGAGAGATTGCTTGCAGGAAAAGACTGTAAATGTGTGTTGGTGACAAGAGGAGATTTTGTGCTACCCCATGCTCCAGATTTACGGCATTGTCTAAAATATTGTCCTTGACTGCATTGTTTCTTTGTCTAGTAATGGGTTGTGCTATATAGTAACGAGATTGTAGGGAGCAAATCTACAGCTAAAGGCACACAGTTGCTTTGTGGGCCAGTGTAGTTTGCCTCTATGGACCACGGTGCATGTACGCTGTGGTTTACTGAACACCGTGTACCTGAGAATTCCTAACACATGATGGCAGCACTCTTAGACCAGTGATAGACAACCCGATACACTTCAGGGGTTTCATGGTGATGTCATTTAACCTAATGACTGACAGACTTGGAAGGGAATTGGTGTACATGTAACTCCCCTTAGGCTGATTACTACTTAGTGTGTTGTGCCCCAATGGTGGAGGCGACTGCTAGTTCCTCCCCAAGGGAAAAGATGGTTAGCTGCAGGATCAGAGGATTTACAAAGAGCCCCATCTAGTCTCAGGGGGGGGGTGGACacgtctgtatgtgtgtgtactcaAGCGTACAGAGAATATGAAGGTTGGTGACAATTCCCTGAAGATCGGGTATCCCAGAGAGTCATAATTCGTGCTGTCGGAGATAGAGGGGTCTTTCCACATACCAACCCACAGAGCCGAAGAATCTGAAAAGAATGAGATACCCCAGAGCGGCAAGTAGGTGCCTTGTTACATATTACTGAAGCCAGGACCCCAAGACCCAGTAGTGCATTCATAGGAGGTAGAATTGCGGAAGAGCTGATTCTTACATGGAACCCTACACAAACTGCTTACCCCCATCCTCTCACCATTTATATTAGTGACTTACTAAGACTCTCCTCGTTGTTACACCGGTTGTCCTGGAAAGGgagcaaatatacagtataatataaaggAGAACCCAGCCTCATATTTATTCATTgacttattaaatattttttacatggtGCATACAAATTTAAGAAGTGATGTACAAAGAATTAATCAAGTAGTTTCCCTGCCCAGTTGAGCTTACACTCTAGATGTTACTGTTGTCAAATGAAAATCATTCTTCTTGGTACTATAATTATCTGGAATAAGCCCTGACACCTGAAACAGGCTTCTGCCTAAAATCAGCATGCGAAGACTCAGACATGTTTGTTGTCGGCATTTTGCAGACATATCGTGACTCTCTGATACTCCTTAACAACATTTGTAACCATAGAAACATCTGTTGACAGCATTCTTATTGAGAAGTTTTCTACTAGCGAGGCACTGGAGTTCCCCGACATCTCGCTGCAGCCATGATTCAAGTGTCCTTTTTCTCCATAGACCCAGGGTATGCCAACATTTTTCTCCTCAGAAGCCAATTTTGAGCAACACAATTGCTTAGGTTCTACAATACTGCTATACCGTAATAAACTAGGCATAGCTTGTGATAAAAGGACAGAAAATTAAATTTCAAATCGTCCCCGATGATGCTTTCTTATATGATGATCTATATCTACATAGGTAGCAGGAACGCACTTAGGGGGGTCCAGTTGCCCAGAAACTACCCCCTATGGCCTGTAACTTAGTTACAGACAAGCCCGTCTCCCGGGACCAACAACTACACTGCAAGCAGAGAAACGGAACAGATCCATGGTATGTGCCCGCCCCTGTTTCGCTGATATCCTATCTCACATGTGATCCACACCACATGACCTGTGCACCCTGAAGAAAGGCACACTCTTGCCTCTACAACAATGCGCTGGACTGGTGGAAGAAGGTAAGaatgagagcgtagagggagagGCTCTTACTGTAATGCGGGTGAAGCCTGGGCTATTTATTCAATGATGAGGGTAGGTGCTAATCATAGTGGGTAGGATACATTAATTAGTAGGGACAATTTATTTGATGATGGTGGATATTTAACTTATAGTGGGGTCTGGTAATACCTACACATTTAATGTGGAGTGAGGGGACTTTTTATTTCACGCTGCGGTGGTTTTGGGCTataaattgaatgtggggtttgagtttggggagaaagagggctatttattaaatgtgaacattaattatttaattccagGGTAGTATGGGGGAAATATGCTTAATTAtcaaacgtaaatgctattaaattaaggctggggctgtttgggggagaaatatgTGCACTTATTCAATGTAAATTCCATTAATGTAATATTGGGCTATACGTGGGTGTGGGGGGGTCCTTATTGAATGCCAATACTAATTTGGGAAGGATATAGGTGTTGTTAGtaagtgtgaatactattaatttaatcacGTGAATGTTGGGGGTAATAGGCctagagaactcactgacatcagtccctgccccattggaacttacggtctaaattccctaacatacacagactagggtcaacttgatagcagccaattaacctactagtatgtttgtggagtgtgggaggaagccagagcGAAAATCGAatacatgaccccagtgctgtgaggaagaagtgttaaccactaacccagtggttcccaaactgtgcgcctaggctcccttgggtgccttggagatctcacagggttgcctcggccagggccagtggtaagcaaggcgagctgactacttagtaattattttgacttaggggtgccttgaaaaatttttggagTCCCTAAGTGTGCTTTGAACtggaaaagtttggaatccaGTGCACTaacccaccatgctgccccaaatgGAGAATGCAGGTAGTGTTCTACATGCCCATTGGTGGGAGAGGGCAGACTGGTCACATGCAGTGCCCCTCTCAAAAGCACATAATAGCCAGTCTattatagttacatggaaatacTGTGTGGCACTGCTTGGCAAGGGTGCAGCATGGCCTAGGTGTAAACAGCGGTTGACAAGCCTCAAAGTGGAGTACATTAGAGGCCCTTATCCCAAGATTGGAATCACCTCCTGGTTACCAAGACCACCCCTCCTTGAGAGGATGCAGGTCCGGGCTAGTTAGCATTATAGTGAGTCCCAAGTCCACCATAGGGGAATCAGAGCAGATTGCAGCAGCTCATACACTCCCCTCTGGGCCCATGCCTCTTCTGCAGCGCCGCCCTAGTGGCCGTTTCAAACACCTCCCGCACACCGTCCTTGGTTTTAGCCGAGCACTCCAAGTACTCATAGGCGGAGATGCGCACAGCCATGGCCCGGCCGTCCTCGGTGCGCACCGGCTCCTGCTTCATGTGGGCCAGCTCCTCGTGGATGTGCTCGTCGTTCCGCAGGTCCTTCTTGTTGGCCACCAGGATGATGGGCACATTGGGGCAGAAGCGCTTGACCTCGGGCTCCCACTTCTTGGGGATGTTCTCCAGCGAGTCCGGGTTGTCCACCGAGAAGCACATGAGGATGACGTCCGTGCCCGGGTAGGAGAGGGGCCGCAGCCGGTCAAAGTCCTCCTGGCCCATCGTGTACCACAGCTCCAGCTCCACCTGCTTGCCGTCCACCTCGATGTCCGCCACGTAGCCATCGCAGACGATGGGCACGTAGACCTCGGGGAACACGTTCACTCTGAAGACGATGAGCAGACAGGTCTTGCCGCACGCCCCGTCCCCGACCACCACCAGCTTCTTGCGGATCGTCGACATCGCCACTTTGCTGGAGCTGCCGGTGCTTTCTCAGGTTGCCTATGGTTTTAATGTAGGCTTGTCACCCTGTGGAGTGCCTTGGGGGAGATGGGTGCGCTGCTGATCTGTGAGCGCACAGACCTTTCCTTTCTGGCTACACTGGTGGATCAGCCTGCACCGACTTTTCTTGGACGCACAGGGCGATCAGGCTGCTCCCGTAGTGCACCGACTCTTTTCTGGGTGATCAGCAACTATAACAATGTCTCTGATCCACAGCTGCTGCATTACGTGGCTCAGTGCGCACAGCAACTTGTACCAACTTCTCTCCGGGCGCTTTAACTACTATCCCCGCTGCGCTCTGGCTATTTAAAGGCTCATGATGCGTCTAAATATAGCCAGCCAATAGCAGAGGCGGCGGTGACGTTATCCTCCGGGAAGCTGGGTTCTGATTGGTGGCGATGAGCAAGGGGTGCATGTTCCCTCCAGCAGCTGACAGGGTGACACAAACTGATTTCTTCCTTTGTTTTAGCCTGGGAAAAAATGGGGGAGGCTGCATGGGGATGTCATCATTGGGCAAAGTGAGGGTCAGGCATGGGTGTAGCACAGAGATGGGGCTGAGTTGTGGGATTCATtcaggggcagggggcatcttcCCCCCTGGCctttcccatagtgggctaccttgggctgggtcactgagccacctgaattttttttacctaaaatgtttctaataggctgttgTGTTGAGTCTTgttcccccttccccctcccgggcaaaaatttgccagccctcccctggtatgAGACACTTTTCTACTTTAGGAGCTAAGGATGGCTTTAAATAAAAGCCTTTATTTCCTGGAGTGACTCACCCCATGCAGCAGGATGCTTGTATAGTTGTTATCTGAGATCAAAAGTTTATCAGCCCCTGGTGTAATGATACTGTCGTCACATAGGAGGACACAGCACGGCCCTGTATTTCttagtatacaatatatattattttcacaatTTCCCCATCAGTTTAGAGGTACAGTGCAGTTCTGTGTTTGTAGGTTGCACCACATTAGGCGATACAAACACTAACCTGATGTGACCAGTAGGTCTATATATGATTGGCTGGATTTTGGTTGAGGAAGCATCTCCATCCAATCACTGATCGTACATAAACACTGTGAGTGAATTACACCGTCACTTTGTGACAAGACCTCCAGTTGTACAGTAGCCCTCTGTCAGACCGGGCACTCCAAGGGCGGACATGAAATTGTCATTATCTGAAAACTACCAGCCCACTTTATTGTTCTTTTGTCCTTGTGGTTTTCATGATAAATAATTGCCTTTAATGTGTAAAACAATATAATTCCCACAGGCTTAGGTTACTTTCTAACCAGCAATAATTCTGGTGATATAATTGTGTAATTGTATATAATTATCATGGGATCTTGAAGCCATAACAGTATATCCATCATGGGGCAGCTGCT encodes the following:
- the LOC142142625 gene encoding rho-related GTP-binding protein RhoB-like, with the protein product MSTIRKKLVVVGDGACGKTCLLIVFRVNVFPEVYVPIVCDGYVADIEVDGKQVELELWYTMGQEDFDRLRPLSYPGTDVILMCFSVDNPDSLENIPKKWEPEVKRFCPNVPIILVANKKDLRNDEHIHEELAHMKQEPVRTEDGRAMAVRISAYEYLECSAKTKDGVREVFETATRAALQKRHGPRGECMSCCNLL